From Ferrimicrobium acidiphilum DSM 19497, the proteins below share one genomic window:
- a CDS encoding 3-isopropylmalate dehydrogenase → MTHRIAVIGGDGIGPEVTKEAIKVARAAGASLETQDFQLGAAHYERTAEVLKDETLAELMSFDAILLGAIGPAIGSTTVPSGILERGLLLKLRFALDLYINQRPFLTLDPTLTTTHKPVDMIVIRENTEGAYVGEGGLLRKGTPYEVATQGSVNTRNGVERAIRFAFDLAQSRERKLLTLVHKTNVLTYSGDLWYRTFLEVASEYPAVITSYNHVDAACIYLVEAPERYDVIVTDNLFGDIITDLAAAVSQGIGYAASANINPERTGPSLFEPVHGAAHDRVGTGEANPYAAIRSAAMMLDFLGDTAIAAKIEHALAVLPPAGATTTEIGDFYVERVTH, encoded by the coding sequence ATGACACATCGCATCGCCGTTATTGGGGGCGACGGTATCGGACCAGAGGTCACCAAAGAGGCGATAAAGGTAGCTCGCGCTGCCGGTGCCAGCTTAGAGACCCAAGATTTTCAACTCGGTGCTGCCCATTACGAACGTACCGCCGAGGTGCTCAAAGACGAGACCCTCGCGGAACTCATGAGCTTCGATGCCATTTTACTCGGAGCTATAGGCCCAGCAATTGGTTCAACCACAGTCCCGTCTGGCATTCTCGAACGAGGCCTGCTCCTCAAGCTCCGTTTTGCTCTTGATCTTTACATCAATCAACGCCCGTTTCTGACACTCGATCCAACACTGACCACTACACACAAACCAGTCGATATGATCGTAATTCGAGAGAACACCGAAGGGGCCTATGTAGGAGAGGGTGGCCTCCTGCGCAAAGGGACTCCCTACGAGGTGGCGACGCAGGGATCGGTGAATACTCGCAACGGCGTCGAACGAGCAATTCGCTTTGCCTTCGATCTTGCCCAATCCAGAGAACGCAAACTACTAACGCTGGTACACAAAACCAATGTTCTCACCTACTCCGGTGATCTTTGGTATCGCACTTTTCTAGAGGTTGCCTCTGAATATCCAGCCGTCATAACGAGCTACAACCACGTCGACGCCGCCTGTATCTACCTCGTCGAGGCTCCCGAGCGCTACGACGTCATCGTCACTGACAACTTATTCGGGGACATTATCACTGATCTGGCTGCCGCCGTCTCCCAGGGTATCGGCTATGCCGCCTCAGCCAACATCAACCCAGAACGCACCGGACCATCTCTCTTCGAACCGGTTCACGGAGCTGCTCATGACCGTGTTGGCACTGGCGAGGCCAACCCTTATGCGGCCATCCGTTCAGCCGCAATGATGCTCGACTTCCTTGGTGACACAGCAATCGCAGCAAAAATTGAACACGCATTGGCAGTCCTGCCTCCGGCAGGGGCAACCACCACTGAAATTGGTGACTTCTATGTAGAAAGGGTGACACACTGA
- a CDS encoding branched-chain amino acid transaminase translates to MPIQAMKYVWMNGRQVPDEDAKVHVLTHALHYGYGVFEGIRAYDTPRGSAVFRLTDHINRFYESAKILMLDIPYAPSELIEATKRLVEVNGQASCYIRPIAYLGYGEMGLNPLTGSTDVAIANWPWGAYLGDEGLSKGIRAKISSFKRHDPNIIPPAAKTTGGYINSALAKAEAIKAGYDEAIMLSGQGFVSECTGENIFIVKDNVLLTPSDASGALSGITRKTIAQVASDMGIETRYTQLLRTDLYLADEMFITGTAAEVVPVSSVDDRAIGSGEPGKISKELQRRYFQIVTGNEPSYDHWLEYVKD, encoded by the coding sequence ATGCCGATACAAGCAATGAAATACGTCTGGATGAATGGCAGACAGGTTCCAGACGAGGACGCCAAGGTTCACGTTCTTACGCATGCGCTCCACTATGGTTACGGAGTCTTCGAAGGCATCCGCGCCTACGACACTCCACGTGGCTCTGCCGTCTTTCGTCTGACCGATCACATCAACCGCTTCTACGAGTCCGCCAAGATTCTCATGCTGGATATCCCGTACGCGCCTTCGGAGCTCATAGAAGCGACCAAACGACTTGTTGAGGTTAACGGACAAGCCTCGTGCTATATCCGGCCTATCGCCTACCTTGGTTATGGCGAGATGGGGCTCAACCCACTCACCGGGTCCACGGACGTCGCGATCGCAAACTGGCCATGGGGTGCCTACCTTGGTGACGAAGGACTGTCAAAAGGAATTCGAGCTAAGATCTCTTCCTTCAAACGCCACGACCCCAACATTATCCCACCCGCTGCAAAGACTACTGGTGGATACATAAACTCGGCGCTTGCCAAAGCAGAGGCGATTAAGGCCGGCTATGACGAGGCGATTATGCTCTCCGGTCAAGGGTTCGTAAGTGAGTGTACGGGCGAGAACATCTTCATAGTCAAAGATAACGTCCTCCTTACCCCTTCGGATGCATCTGGAGCCTTATCGGGAATCACCCGAAAGACTATCGCTCAGGTCGCAAGTGACATGGGTATCGAGACTCGCTACACCCAGTTGCTACGGACAGACCTCTACCTTGCTGATGAGATGTTTATCACCGGTACCGCCGCCGAGGTGGTTCCTGTGAGTTCGGTCGACGATCGAGCAATCGGCAGTGGTGAGCCCGGCAAGATCTCCAAGGAGCTCCAGCGTCGCTACTTCCAAATCGTCACCGGCAATGAGCCCTCCTATGACCATTGGCTCGAATACGTGAAGGACTGA
- the cimA gene encoding citramalate synthase: MYDTTLRDGSQQEGISLTVEDKLRVARQLDSLGVQFIEGGWPGANPKDAAFFARATSELKLHSSRLVAFGSTRRANGDVENDPNLRALVASGVADVCIVAKAWDYHVVHALRTSLEEALAMVRDSVAFLVGHGCNVFLDAEHFFDGFKGNPDFAIAVLSAAAEGGASTLVLCDTNGGTLPSEIPSIISKVNDQIALPFGVHFHNDSGCAVANSLIAVDLGATQVQGCLNGYGERTGNANLVPIIAALSLKQAISTIPPQNLQLLTTTARHIAEITNLPLSPQTPYVGSSAFTHKAGLHVSAIARRSDAYEHINPDLVGNHSRFVVSEMAGRQTLLIKAGELGLELTDDATTSLLQRLKDLEHQGYHFEVADGSLELLMRHALGWVQPYFEVESYRVATDGYHGPELLTEATVKVRVNDNRIIATAEGNGPVHALDQALRQALQTTYPSLKTMGLDDYKVRVLDTSSGTDAVVRVLIDFSDSETQWTTTGVSTNIIEASFSALTEGFVLALVKTTSSEGSAQ; this comes from the coding sequence ATCTACGATACGACCCTAAGAGATGGGTCTCAGCAAGAGGGGATCTCGCTCACAGTCGAGGATAAGCTTCGCGTCGCCCGCCAGCTCGACAGCTTAGGGGTGCAGTTCATCGAGGGTGGCTGGCCAGGTGCCAATCCAAAGGATGCTGCATTCTTTGCGAGAGCGACCAGTGAACTTAAGCTTCATAGCTCCAGGCTGGTAGCGTTTGGATCCACACGCAGGGCCAACGGAGATGTCGAGAACGACCCGAACCTGCGGGCTCTGGTAGCGAGTGGTGTAGCCGATGTTTGCATCGTAGCAAAGGCCTGGGACTATCACGTAGTCCATGCCCTTCGAACCTCGCTAGAGGAGGCACTGGCGATGGTCCGAGACTCCGTAGCCTTTCTTGTCGGCCACGGGTGCAATGTATTCCTTGACGCTGAGCACTTCTTCGACGGCTTCAAGGGCAACCCGGACTTCGCCATCGCAGTACTCAGTGCTGCAGCAGAGGGCGGAGCATCTACCCTCGTCCTCTGTGACACCAACGGAGGAACTCTCCCGTCAGAGATCCCGTCTATCATCTCCAAGGTCAACGACCAAATTGCACTTCCGTTCGGGGTTCACTTTCACAACGACTCTGGCTGCGCAGTGGCGAACTCGCTCATCGCCGTAGATCTGGGTGCCACCCAAGTCCAAGGGTGCCTCAATGGCTATGGAGAGAGGACCGGCAATGCAAATCTGGTGCCCATCATTGCGGCCCTCTCGCTCAAACAGGCGATCTCCACCATTCCCCCACAGAATCTTCAACTCCTCACCACTACGGCACGCCATATTGCAGAGATCACCAACCTGCCCCTCTCCCCACAGACCCCCTATGTCGGATCCTCAGCCTTCACCCACAAGGCAGGACTGCACGTAAGTGCCATCGCGAGGCGTAGCGACGCCTACGAGCATATCAACCCTGACCTGGTCGGGAACCATAGCCGCTTCGTGGTATCGGAGATGGCTGGACGCCAAACGCTCCTGATAAAGGCTGGTGAACTCGGTCTTGAGCTGACCGATGATGCCACAACATCATTGCTGCAGCGACTCAAGGACCTTGAGCACCAGGGGTACCACTTCGAGGTAGCCGATGGATCGCTTGAGCTGCTTATGCGTCATGCGCTTGGTTGGGTGCAGCCGTACTTCGAGGTCGAGTCGTACCGCGTCGCCACCGATGGTTACCATGGTCCAGAGCTCCTAACCGAGGCGACCGTGAAGGTGAGGGTCAACGACAACCGAATTATCGCCACCGCCGAGGGAAACGGACCCGTACACGCGCTAGATCAGGCACTCAGGCAGGCACTCCAGACGACCTACCCATCGCTAAAGACGATGGGGCTCGATGACTACAAGGTCCGGGTACTCGACACCTCAAGTGGCACCGACGCCGTAGTGAGGGTTCTCATCGACTTCTCCGACTCCGAGACCCAATGGACAACCACCGGAGTCTCGACAAATATCATCGAGGCATCGTTCTCGGCGCTCACCGAGGGCTTTGTGCTCGCACTTGTCAAGACAACATCCAGCGAAGGGAGTGCGCAATGA
- a CDS encoding NAD(P)/FAD-dependent oxidoreductase yields the protein MIATRLRQRRATTAPVQGTPSRPKVVVVGAGFAGLAAVEELAKFTADVTLVDRHNFATFQPLLYQVATAGLNPGDVAFPIRTVIRSMARTKFEQGELASVDAERKFIVLEDGRTLDYDYLILGVGATANYFGIAGAREYSHAIYTLDEALDVRNHLFRQFEQAVAHGVRDGALTFVVVGGGATGVELAGAIAELAHKALYTDYTSLNPDDVKVILIEQQSRLLEAFHEELSEYARRELRTRGVTVLLEETVEALEPGVILLHSGREIQNGLVLWAAGVAVPAVVGRLGLPTGRGGRLMVGGDLRVIGSEHIFAVGDTALASDLSGNPLPQLAQPAIQGGRHAALQICALAKGETTYPFRYRDKGTMATIGRRAAVAEVGHGIRLSGTPAWLAWLGLHVVTLLGSRNKASVMINWTWHYISWGKGPRVILGG from the coding sequence ATGATAGCGACAAGACTCCGTCAGCGCAGAGCGACAACAGCTCCTGTGCAAGGTACTCCGAGCCGTCCCAAGGTGGTGGTCGTAGGTGCGGGTTTTGCTGGACTTGCAGCAGTCGAAGAGCTTGCAAAGTTTACTGCGGATGTGACCCTGGTGGATCGTCACAACTTTGCTACCTTTCAACCACTACTGTATCAGGTGGCGACAGCGGGGCTGAACCCTGGCGACGTCGCGTTTCCCATTCGAACCGTGATCCGGAGTATGGCTAGGACGAAGTTCGAACAGGGTGAGTTGGCCTCGGTCGATGCTGAGCGCAAGTTCATAGTGCTAGAGGATGGTCGAACCCTTGATTATGACTACCTCATTCTCGGGGTTGGAGCGACCGCCAATTACTTCGGCATAGCTGGCGCCCGTGAATATTCGCACGCTATCTACACCCTTGACGAGGCGCTCGATGTGAGAAACCATCTCTTTCGCCAGTTCGAGCAGGCGGTCGCCCATGGCGTACGTGACGGTGCACTCACTTTTGTAGTCGTTGGAGGCGGTGCGACAGGGGTGGAGCTAGCAGGTGCGATCGCTGAACTTGCCCATAAGGCTCTCTATACCGATTACACCAGTCTAAATCCGGACGATGTCAAGGTCATCCTCATCGAGCAGCAATCTCGACTTTTGGAGGCGTTCCATGAGGAGCTATCAGAGTATGCCCGCCGGGAGTTGCGCACCCGAGGTGTAACCGTTCTTTTGGAGGAGACGGTTGAGGCACTCGAGCCTGGTGTTATTCTGCTCCATAGTGGACGTGAGATTCAAAATGGGCTCGTCCTTTGGGCGGCCGGAGTAGCTGTTCCCGCGGTCGTCGGGCGTCTAGGACTTCCCACTGGTAGGGGTGGGCGCCTGATGGTCGGTGGTGATCTGCGAGTAATCGGCTCTGAACATATATTTGCCGTTGGTGACACTGCCTTGGCGTCGGACCTGAGTGGCAACCCACTTCCACAGCTCGCGCAACCTGCCATCCAAGGTGGGCGCCATGCAGCTCTACAGATCTGTGCCCTCGCCAAGGGAGAGACAACGTACCCATTTCGTTATCGCGACAAGGGAACGATGGCGACGATCGGGCGCCGCGCCGCCGTTGCAGAGGTGGGGCATGGGATACGGCTTAGTGGAACTCCTGCCTGGCTCGCATGGTTGGGGCTCCACGTTGTTACCCTCTTGGGTTCGCGCAACAAGGCCTCGGTCATGATTAACTGGACTTGGCACTACATATCTTGGGGCAAGGGTCCAAGAGTCATTCTTGGAGGTTGA
- the ilvC gene encoding ketol-acid reductoisomerase: MAQMYYDNDADPSIISGTRVAIIGYGSQGHAHALNLSDSGVKVRVALRPGSSSGDKAWASGLEVLSVPEAVKWADLIMFLAPDTVQKEIYENEVAPHLRPGQTLGFAHGFNIRFGEIVPPEDVAVIMIAPKGPGHLVRRTYEEGGGVPSLVAVANDPQGNGHALALSYAWGIGSTKAGVLDTTFAEETETDLFGEQVVLCGGLSELIVAGFTTLVEAGYQPESAYFECLHEMKLIVDLLYENGLAGMWFSVSETAEYGGLTRGPRIVNEATRAEMRRILAEIQDGSFARELIDEMAAGRPRFNQLRQQAKDQSVEQVGATLRTMMPFLSTKSKLTEVSGG; the protein is encoded by the coding sequence ATGGCTCAGATGTATTACGACAACGACGCAGATCCGTCGATTATCAGCGGCACGCGTGTCGCTATCATTGGTTACGGTTCCCAAGGCCACGCTCATGCACTCAACCTCTCTGACTCAGGGGTTAAGGTGCGAGTTGCGCTTCGACCAGGCTCCTCCTCTGGTGATAAGGCTTGGGCTAGTGGGCTCGAGGTGTTGTCAGTGCCGGAAGCTGTCAAGTGGGCGGATCTCATCATGTTTCTCGCGCCCGACACCGTGCAGAAGGAGATCTATGAGAACGAGGTAGCCCCACACCTTCGTCCTGGCCAGACGCTTGGGTTCGCTCATGGCTTCAATATTCGATTCGGTGAGATCGTGCCGCCAGAGGACGTTGCGGTGATCATGATCGCGCCTAAAGGTCCTGGCCATCTCGTTCGGAGGACTTACGAAGAGGGCGGAGGCGTGCCTTCGTTGGTGGCCGTCGCCAACGACCCTCAAGGAAACGGTCATGCATTGGCGCTCTCTTACGCCTGGGGTATCGGCTCCACGAAGGCTGGCGTGCTTGATACCACCTTTGCTGAGGAGACTGAGACCGATCTCTTTGGCGAGCAGGTGGTGCTCTGCGGTGGCTTGAGTGAGCTGATTGTCGCTGGCTTCACGACCCTGGTAGAGGCTGGTTACCAGCCGGAGTCGGCCTATTTTGAGTGCCTGCACGAGATGAAACTCATCGTTGACCTCCTTTACGAAAATGGTCTAGCGGGCATGTGGTTCTCGGTCTCAGAGACGGCTGAGTACGGGGGCCTTACACGCGGGCCACGTATAGTCAATGAGGCTACACGCGCAGAGATGCGGCGTATTCTAGCTGAGATTCAGGATGGAAGCTTCGCGCGAGAGTTAATCGATGAGATGGCAGCCGGTCGACCTCGATTTAATCAACTACGCCAACAGGCCAAAGATCAATCAGTCGAGCAGGTGGGGGCGACTCTGCGTACAATGATGCCGTTCCTGTCTACGAAGTCAAAACTGACCGAGGTGTCTGGGGGATAG
- the ilvN gene encoding acetolactate synthase small subunit, whose product MVDRSSNLVPIGSIRPPVEGRHHILSVLVENRAGVLARVALLFSRRGYNIYSLAVAPTDDERFSRLTIVVDVETVPLEQITKQLHKLINVIKITEIDPADALEYECMLATINAEVGARSKVMELVEIFHGEIIDVSMDRLTVVFALSPEKLDDVEAFLAEFGLIELQRTGRIALSKLPKPTRRSKKGRVS is encoded by the coding sequence ATGGTTGATCGATCTTCGAACCTTGTCCCAATTGGCTCTATTCGTCCGCCGGTTGAGGGTAGGCATCATATCCTGAGCGTGCTAGTCGAGAACCGTGCCGGTGTGCTTGCAAGAGTGGCGTTGTTGTTCTCTCGACGTGGGTACAACATCTATTCTCTCGCGGTGGCTCCAACCGATGACGAGCGATTTTCGAGGCTCACCATAGTTGTTGATGTGGAGACGGTTCCACTAGAACAGATAACCAAGCAGCTGCATAAGTTGATCAACGTTATCAAGATCACCGAGATCGACCCGGCTGACGCGCTCGAGTACGAGTGCATGCTCGCCACTATCAACGCTGAGGTTGGTGCTCGTTCCAAGGTGATGGAGCTAGTCGAGATCTTTCATGGTGAGATTATCGACGTTTCGATGGACAGACTTACAGTCGTCTTTGCGTTGTCACCCGAGAAGCTAGATGATGTAGAGGCGTTCCTTGCTGAGTTTGGTCTGATCGAGCTACAGCGAACCGGTAGGATTGCTCTCAGTAAGCTGCCAAAACCCACACGCAGATCTAAGAAGGGAAGAGTATCATAA
- a CDS encoding acetolactate synthase large subunit gives MKLTGAQALIKSLEMQGVETVFGLPGGAILPVYDPLLESPIRHILVRHEQGAGHAAEGFAQATGRPGVAIVTSGPAATNIVTAVADAYVDSIPIVVITGQVATTSIGTDAFQETDTTGITMSVTKHNWLITRASDIPRVIAEAFHVATTGRPGPVVVDLPKDVANDTMEWYWPRRLDLPGYQPTVKGHAKMIEQAAAMIASSKRPVIYAGGGLIRGNASAELQALVDRSGIPVVTTLMARGVIADSHPLCLGMPGMHGNFTAVTSLQQADLVIALGSRFDDRVTGKVDAFAAKARIIHVDIDPAELGKVRRPDVPIVGDVKSVIPEITRHLPAEAPDLSEWIAQLRAWKEQYPYSYEPSLPGAAIKPQYVVERISALAPADTVVVSGVGQHQMWASQYFKFERPNSWINSGGLGTMGFAVPAAIGAKTGRPQSTVWAIDGDGCFQMTAQELVTATAERIPIKVAILNNGYLGMVRQWQEMFYEERYSEVFLSPDLPDYVKWAEAMGAVGFRVDQVSEVDPVIEKANQIDDRPVVIDFRVDTFEKVFPMVPAGAPNDDIVLPPHQQRGR, from the coding sequence ATGAAGTTAACCGGAGCACAAGCACTGATAAAGTCGCTTGAGATGCAGGGGGTCGAGACGGTGTTTGGCCTTCCAGGCGGAGCCATTCTCCCCGTCTATGACCCGTTGTTGGAGTCACCAATCCGCCACATCCTTGTGCGCCATGAACAGGGTGCTGGCCATGCAGCCGAAGGCTTCGCGCAGGCCACAGGACGTCCGGGAGTTGCCATCGTGACTAGTGGTCCTGCGGCCACTAATATCGTAACTGCGGTTGCAGACGCCTACGTTGACTCCATACCTATCGTGGTGATCACCGGTCAGGTCGCTACGACCTCGATAGGAACTGATGCGTTTCAAGAGACCGACACCACAGGCATCACGATGTCGGTCACCAAACACAATTGGCTTATCACACGGGCAAGTGACATACCAAGGGTGATAGCCGAGGCCTTTCACGTTGCCACCACCGGTCGGCCGGGACCCGTCGTTGTTGACCTCCCTAAGGACGTTGCCAATGACACCATGGAGTGGTACTGGCCTCGCCGGCTGGATCTGCCAGGCTATCAACCAACGGTCAAGGGGCACGCGAAGATGATAGAGCAGGCGGCGGCGATGATCGCGAGCTCGAAGAGGCCTGTGATCTATGCCGGCGGTGGGCTGATTAGAGGTAACGCATCCGCGGAGTTACAGGCGTTAGTGGATCGCTCTGGCATCCCGGTGGTGACAACTCTAATGGCGAGAGGCGTCATCGCAGACTCGCACCCACTGTGTCTAGGGATGCCAGGAATGCATGGTAACTTCACTGCCGTGACCTCGCTTCAGCAGGCAGATCTGGTTATTGCACTCGGCAGTCGCTTCGATGATCGCGTGACCGGCAAGGTCGATGCCTTTGCCGCCAAGGCGCGCATCATACATGTCGATATCGACCCAGCCGAACTTGGGAAGGTGCGTCGGCCTGATGTTCCTATCGTTGGTGATGTGAAGTCGGTGATCCCTGAGATCACTCGGCACCTCCCAGCTGAGGCACCCGATCTATCGGAGTGGATCGCCCAGTTGCGTGCCTGGAAAGAGCAGTACCCGTACTCGTACGAACCCTCACTTCCGGGTGCAGCCATAAAGCCTCAGTATGTCGTCGAACGCATCTCAGCTCTGGCGCCAGCCGATACGGTGGTGGTCTCGGGTGTGGGGCAGCACCAGATGTGGGCTTCTCAATACTTTAAATTCGAACGACCAAACTCGTGGATTAACTCAGGGGGTCTTGGGACGATGGGCTTTGCGGTGCCAGCTGCTATTGGAGCAAAGACTGGTCGCCCGCAAAGTACGGTCTGGGCCATTGATGGCGATGGGTGCTTCCAGATGACTGCGCAGGAGCTGGTGACCGCGACGGCAGAACGTATCCCTATCAAAGTTGCTATCTTGAATAACGGTTATCTTGGTATGGTGCGCCAGTGGCAAGAGATGTTTTACGAGGAGCGTTATTCGGAGGTGTTCCTCTCGCCCGATCTTCCAGACTATGTGAAGTGGGCCGAGGCGATGGGTGCCGTTGGTTTTCGTGTCGATCAGGTGAGTGAGGTGGACCCAGTTATCGAGAAGGCGAATCAGATTGACGATCGACCGGTTGTGATTGACTTTCGTGTTGACACCTTTGAAAAGGTCTTTCCGATGGTACCCGCCGGAGCACCGAATGATGACATCGTGTTGCCTCCGCATCAGCAGAGAGGACGATGA
- the ilvD gene encoding dihydroxy-acid dehydratase: protein MSETKSIRIRSQEVTEGPRRAPARAMLRAVGLNDEDFSKPQIGIASSWNEVTPCNLVLSDLAQRAKAGVRAAGGVALEFGTIAVSDGISMGHEGMHSSLVSREVIADSVELMMHAERFDAMVTLAGCDKSLPGMMMAAARLDLPSVFVYGGSILPGRFRGETLDLVSVFEAVGAYATGSIDDQRLLDVERNACPTKGSCAGMYTANTMASVAEALGMAQVGSASAPAVDRRREDIAFEAGRSVMRLLELGITPRQIMTKAAFENAIAVVMALGGSTNAVLHLLAIAYEAKVELTLDDFNRIGSRVPHLADTKPHGKYHMTDLDRIGGIPVVLAELLDAGLLNGDCLTVTGRTLAEELRVYDPPRPDGEVVHNIDTPIHEVGGIAVLRGSLAPSGSVVKVAGLDQEHFDGIARVFDREEAALDAIFAGQIRAGDVVVIRYEGPKGGPGMREMLAVTGAMKGAGRGHDAALITDGRFSGGTHGFCIGHVAPEAADAGPIGLIRDGDRIVIDVPTHAIDLLVDEAELARRRQSFVPAPARYTEGALGKYALLVKGAEIGAVTGG from the coding sequence ATGAGCGAGACGAAGTCAATCAGGATTCGGAGCCAGGAGGTCACGGAGGGGCCGAGGCGAGCCCCGGCGCGAGCGATGCTCCGAGCGGTTGGTCTCAATGATGAGGATTTTTCCAAGCCACAGATTGGGATCGCATCTTCGTGGAACGAGGTTACGCCCTGCAACCTCGTGCTCTCCGACCTGGCGCAGCGCGCGAAGGCGGGTGTACGGGCCGCTGGCGGTGTGGCGTTGGAGTTCGGCACCATTGCCGTCTCGGACGGTATCTCCATGGGGCATGAGGGCATGCATTCATCACTCGTCTCCCGTGAGGTCATCGCCGATTCGGTAGAGTTGATGATGCACGCCGAGCGCTTTGATGCGATGGTGACACTGGCGGGTTGTGACAAATCGCTACCAGGAATGATGATGGCGGCGGCGCGCCTCGATTTACCATCGGTTTTTGTCTATGGCGGTAGCATATTGCCGGGGCGTTTTCGTGGCGAGACCCTTGACCTTGTAAGTGTCTTTGAGGCGGTCGGGGCTTATGCGACCGGCAGCATCGACGACCAACGACTTCTCGACGTTGAACGCAATGCATGTCCAACCAAGGGATCGTGTGCAGGCATGTACACCGCCAATACGATGGCCTCGGTTGCTGAGGCATTGGGAATGGCCCAGGTCGGCTCTGCCTCTGCGCCAGCCGTCGACCGTCGACGCGAGGATATCGCCTTTGAGGCTGGACGTTCGGTGATGAGGCTCTTGGAGTTGGGAATTACTCCTCGTCAGATCATGACCAAAGCTGCGTTCGAAAACGCGATAGCCGTCGTGATGGCCCTTGGGGGCTCTACGAATGCAGTGCTCCATCTGCTGGCCATCGCCTACGAGGCGAAGGTTGAACTCACTCTGGATGACTTCAACCGGATTGGTAGTCGAGTTCCTCACCTCGCCGACACGAAGCCGCACGGAAAATATCATATGACTGATCTCGATCGCATCGGTGGCATCCCGGTGGTACTTGCTGAGCTCTTGGACGCTGGTCTGTTGAATGGCGATTGCCTCACCGTAACTGGCCGCACTCTAGCCGAGGAGCTCCGGGTCTATGATCCACCCCGTCCAGATGGTGAGGTAGTGCATAACATCGATACCCCGATCCATGAGGTTGGTGGGATTGCAGTCCTGCGCGGATCTCTTGCTCCATCTGGATCGGTTGTGAAGGTGGCCGGGCTCGATCAGGAACACTTTGACGGCATCGCCCGAGTATTCGATCGCGAAGAGGCGGCACTTGACGCAATATTTGCAGGTCAGATTCGTGCCGGCGACGTTGTAGTGATTCGATATGAGGGGCCAAAGGGCGGCCCTGGTATGCGAGAGATGCTGGCGGTTACTGGCGCGATGAAGGGTGCGGGTCGTGGGCATGATGCTGCGTTGATCACCGACGGACGCTTCTCCGGCGGCACTCACGGATTCTGTATCGGCCATGTAGCACCAGAGGCGGCAGATGCGGGACCGATTGGTCTTATCCGAGACGGCGATAGGATCGTTATCGATGTGCCTACTCACGCTATCGACCTTCTGGTTGACGAGGCTGAACTTGCTCGTCGACGCCAGTCTTTCGTTCCTGCGCCCGCCCGCTATACCGAAGGAGCGCTCGGCAAGTACGCGCTTTTGGTAAAGGGAGCAGAAATTGGGGCAGTAACTGGCGGATAG